A stretch of Brachyspira suanatina DNA encodes these proteins:
- a CDS encoding RNA polymerase sigma factor, which produces MIVTKEKELLKDYELIEAHKKGDSEALDILLTRYKNYIFNLSYRFMHNYEDAMDLTQDVLIRVYKAIDRYEERNYFKGWLYRIISNTAINMYSKAYRRESPYLEKLEIVDDKRYNTEKEYERIYLQEKIYNASTKLKGKQRDVFILRYYENYSYKEISDILNISSDSAKSNYSYALKKMKSLLEKERTLL; this is translated from the coding sequence ATGATAGTAACTAAAGAAAAAGAATTATTAAAAGATTATGAATTAATAGAAGCACATAAAAAAGGCGATAGCGAAGCATTAGATATATTATTAACAAGATACAAAAACTATATATTTAACTTATCATATCGTTTTATGCATAATTATGAAGATGCTATGGATTTAACACAAGATGTGTTAATTCGTGTGTATAAAGCAATAGACAGGTATGAAGAACGTAATTATTTCAAAGGTTGGTTATACCGTATAATAAGCAATACAGCTATAAATATGTATTCTAAAGCCTATAGGAGAGAGTCTCCTTATTTAGAAAAACTAGAGATAGTTGATGATAAAAGGTATAATACAGAAAAAGAATATGAAAGAATATATCTTCAGGAAAAAATTTACAATGCTTCTACTAAATTAAAGGGAAAACAGAGAGATGTCTTTATATTGAGATATTATGAGAATTACTCATATAAAGAAATATCAGATATTTTAAATATATCAAGCGATTCAGCTAAGAGTAATTATTCTTATGCTCTTAAAAAAATGAAATCGCTCCTAGAAAAAGAAAGGACTCTTTTATGA
- the clpX gene encoding ATP-dependent Clp protease ATP-binding subunit ClpX yields MKKKKQENEPNSVEKEEKKSSYANREDAFRAYFEIVTKIVYTLNLISDRNDMTRRLSSNIDRALGYDDEMMSNNEKIVNNANEVELLINSLKADVRKISAFKKYNFNIEKFISDKNLDLDERFILYSVLVYTIYGDSMSAISVRRILELITLNNDIYINKYHYFDNNSKLISSGIFNLSHEPYPSSGILEITNTLITFINSKVIFAFLEKDNYNVIESIMSSGEAIKKISLENKLYGKRRSSESNILTPKEIVAQLDKTVIGQDEAKKALAVHAYLHCLRINGNKDIPFRSNILMIGPTGVGKTYLVKTLADILGLPFARADVTTLTETGYVGDDVEVVLYNLYRKANGDLEKAQHGIVFLDEVDKIAKADAHQSTTGNPSDKAVQEALLSMMNGEDIRVPEFGDRRMMHSSDGILMNTKNILFIFGGAFVGLDDIIKMRLKGESSLGFGSNAVINKLQKNRILSQVDVKDIEKYGMIPEFIGRIPIIVTLNDLTKENLKDILTKTSESPIIKYTEFFKSIGKKLVVTAEAINFIVDKASSMNMGARSLKSIVETAMVNILFNLDGVKGNTLTLTKYDIENAFSEKEFVTSGNEDKKTDNSNKNFSKESFMA; encoded by the coding sequence ATGAAGAAAAAAAAGCAGGAAAATGAACCTAACAGCGTTGAAAAAGAAGAGAAAAAATCATCTTATGCTAATAGAGAAGATGCTTTCAGAGCATATTTTGAAATAGTTACTAAGATAGTTTATACATTGAATCTAATATCCGATAGAAATGATATGACTAGAAGACTATCAAGCAATATTGATAGGGCTTTAGGATATGATGATGAGATGATGTCTAATAATGAGAAAATAGTCAATAATGCTAATGAAGTTGAATTACTTATAAATTCTCTTAAAGCAGATGTAAGAAAGATATCTGCCTTCAAAAAATATAATTTCAATATAGAAAAATTTATATCAGATAAAAATTTAGATTTAGATGAAAGATTTATTTTATATTCTGTATTGGTTTATACTATTTACGGCGATTCTATGTCAGCAATATCTGTTAGAAGAATATTAGAGCTTATTACATTAAATAATGATATATATATAAATAAGTATCATTATTTTGATAATAATAGTAAATTGATATCAAGCGGTATATTTAATTTATCGCATGAACCTTATCCAAGCAGCGGTATACTTGAAATAACTAATACATTGATAACATTCATAAATTCTAAAGTGATATTCGCATTTTTAGAAAAAGATAATTATAATGTGATAGAAAGTATAATGAGCAGCGGAGAAGCTATAAAGAAAATTTCATTAGAAAATAAACTATACGGTAAACGTAGATCTTCCGAATCAAATATTTTAACTCCTAAGGAAATAGTAGCTCAATTAGATAAAACAGTTATAGGTCAGGACGAGGCAAAAAAAGCATTAGCCGTGCATGCTTATTTGCATTGTTTGAGAATAAATGGCAATAAAGATATACCATTCAGATCAAATATTCTTATGATAGGTCCTACAGGAGTTGGAAAAACTTATTTAGTAAAAACATTGGCAGATATATTGGGACTTCCTTTTGCTCGTGCGGATGTTACCACGCTTACAGAAACAGGTTATGTAGGTGATGATGTAGAAGTAGTTCTTTATAATCTTTATAGAAAAGCTAATGGCGATCTGGAAAAAGCCCAGCATGGTATAGTATTTTTAGATGAGGTTGATAAGATAGCAAAGGCTGATGCTCATCAATCTACTACAGGTAATCCTTCAGATAAAGCTGTACAGGAAGCACTTCTTTCTATGATGAATGGTGAGGACATAAGAGTGCCTGAATTCGGCGATAGAAGAATGATGCATTCAAGCGACGGAATACTTATGAATACTAAAAACATATTATTTATATTTGGAGGTGCTTTTGTAGGTCTTGATGATATAATCAAGATGCGTTTGAAAGGAGAAAGCAGTTTAGGATTCGGCTCTAATGCTGTTATAAATAAACTGCAGAAAAATAGGATACTAAGTCAGGTTGATGTTAAAGATATAGAAAAATATGGTATGATACCTGAATTTATAGGCAGAATACCTATAATAGTAACATTGAATGATCTTACTAAAGAAAATTTGAAAGATATCTTGACAAAAACTTCAGAATCTCCTATTATAAAATATACTGAATTTTTCAAAAGTATAGGTAAGAAGTTAGTAGTAACGGCAGAAGCAATTAACTTTATAGTTGATAAGGCTTCTAGTATGAACATGGGTGCAAGATCTTTAAAAAGTATAGTTGAAACTGCAATGGTTAATATACTTTTCAATTTAGACGGAGTAAAAGGCAATACTTTAACTCTTACTAAATATGATATAGAAAATGCATTCAGCGAGAAAGAGTTTGTAACTTCAGGCAATGAAGATAAAAAAACAGATAATTCTAATAAGAATTTTTCTAAAGAATCTTTTATGGCTTGA
- the rimO gene encoding 30S ribosomal protein S12 methylthiotransferase RimO produces MQNIYLHSLGCEKNTVDGEHILAILQKKGFNITNNPEDADIIVINTCAFIEDSKKESIDAIFDHSMYKKYGKCKRLIVSGCMSERYKENFLEMFKEVDSAIGIYDLENILKAVEEDGFHDAKENTEYKEYGDRINTGTKYSVYIRISDGCHANCSFCAIPGIRGEHRSRKIEDIVKEAENYAKNGAKEINLIAQETTFYGYDIYNKLALPDLLKALSKVEGIQWIRVLYQNPVVLNDEIIESFFNTDKVVPYFDIPLQHVDKDILKDMNRGIRSYKFYREMIDKIRSYDNDAVIRTSLIVGFPGETPESFKKLIKFVRNAKLDRVGVFTYSEEENTKALLINKPKMSRNRKLMLREKLMRVAIEVSEKRLERFIGRTIDVLIEKKEDNNKFIGRSIYDAPEVDGYVEVYNENTNNNINIGDIVKVAVTHNTEYDLIGNVI; encoded by the coding sequence TTGCAAAATATATATTTACATAGTTTAGGATGCGAGAAAAACACAGTTGATGGAGAGCATATATTAGCCATATTACAGAAAAAAGGTTTTAATATTACCAATAATCCGGAAGATGCAGATATAATAGTTATAAATACTTGTGCTTTTATAGAGGATTCAAAGAAAGAATCTATTGATGCTATATTCGATCATTCTATGTATAAAAAATACGGAAAATGTAAGAGATTAATAGTATCAGGCTGTATGAGTGAGAGATATAAAGAAAATTTTCTTGAGATGTTCAAGGAAGTTGATTCTGCTATAGGAATATATGATTTAGAAAATATATTAAAAGCCGTAGAAGAAGATGGTTTTCATGATGCAAAAGAAAATACTGAATATAAAGAGTATGGCGATAGGATAAATACAGGTACTAAGTATAGTGTTTATATAAGAATAAGTGACGGATGTCATGCAAACTGTAGTTTTTGTGCTATACCAGGAATAAGAGGCGAACATAGAAGCAGAAAGATTGAAGATATTGTAAAAGAGGCTGAAAATTATGCTAAAAACGGAGCTAAAGAGATTAATTTAATAGCTCAGGAAACAACTTTTTACGGATATGATATATACAATAAATTGGCCTTACCAGATTTGCTTAAAGCTCTTTCAAAGGTTGAAGGCATTCAATGGATAAGAGTATTATATCAGAATCCTGTTGTTTTGAATGATGAGATAATAGAATCATTCTTTAATACTGATAAAGTTGTTCCTTATTTTGATATACCTTTACAGCATGTTGATAAAGATATATTAAAAGATATGAACAGAGGCATAAGAAGCTATAAATTTTATAGAGAGATGATAGATAAAATAAGAAGCTATGATAATGATGCTGTCATAAGAACTTCTTTGATAGTGGGATTTCCAGGAGAAACGCCTGAATCATTTAAAAAGTTAATAAAGTTTGTAAGAAATGCTAAGCTAGATAGGGTAGGAGTATTCACTTATTCTGAAGAGGAGAATACTAAGGCTTTACTTATAAATAAACCTAAAATGAGCAGAAACAGAAAATTAATGCTTAGAGAAAAACTTATGAGGGTAGCTATAGAAGTATCCGAAAAAAGATTAGAAAGATTTATAGGAAGAACTATAGATGTATTGATAGAGAAAAAAGAAGATAATAATAAATTTATAGGCAGAAGCATATATGATGCTCCAGAAGTTGATGGATATGTTGAAGTTTATAATGAAAATACTAATAACAATATAAATATTGGCGATATAGTGAAGGTTGCTGTTACTCATAATACGGAATATGATTTAATAGGCAATGTTATTTAA
- a CDS encoding helix-turn-helix domain-containing protein encodes METIGQILKNAREKKGLTIEELEATTHIVARFIKALENEEFDVLPGEIYVKGFIKNLSDKLSLDADMVLERYNLQKNGIKSEQDLLKNGKAIKNIKKNKEPVKEIKENKDIKESKEQEPVKETVKETNTKESLKDAINTEKHEEKTIKETNKKNKNTNTNNRAEADLLFMARRDLYKLRNKNRSIMPTVIIILAIVVVIAVIVFNWKNITGFIFPSNNKRQNRNEVEISKNIVDSKAKQSVKSGDVIYFKPLGISATIKFNSIGNVLHININGQDLSFSKSSPIILDLNGNGINDFKISVIEVYDNSATVEMEKLEENQMVNTGYTNDIETTAALNTTNYNDTVSTNLVVINGETYIEQDTEKVDIRIEITAKHFVYIRYFIDSNRPATTNLLSGKTLYLEANDVVMLTIGNAGEVVVKVNGKIINVGAAGETVNKTIKWVKNLNDSTRYNLIMSDTK; translated from the coding sequence ATGGAAACTATAGGTCAAATATTAAAAAATGCTAGAGAAAAGAAAGGGCTTACTATAGAAGAACTAGAGGCTACAACTCATATAGTTGCTAGATTTATTAAGGCTTTGGAAAATGAAGAATTTGATGTTCTTCCTGGTGAAATATATGTAAAGGGTTTTATAAAGAATTTAAGCGATAAATTATCATTAGATGCTGATATGGTTCTTGAAAGATATAATTTGCAAAAAAACGGCATCAAATCTGAACAGGATTTATTGAAAAACGGTAAAGCTATTAAAAATATTAAGAAAAATAAAGAGCCTGTAAAAGAAATTAAAGAGAATAAAGATATTAAAGAAAGTAAAGAGCAAGAACCTGTTAAAGAAACAGTAAAAGAAACTAATACTAAAGAATCTCTTAAAGATGCTATAAATACAGAAAAGCATGAAGAAAAAACTATAAAAGAAACAAATAAAAAAAATAAAAATACCAATACAAATAATCGTGCTGAAGCAGATTTGCTTTTTATGGCTAGAAGAGATTTATATAAATTAAGAAATAAAAATAGATCTATAATGCCTACAGTTATTATAATACTCGCTATTGTAGTTGTTATAGCAGTTATAGTATTTAATTGGAAAAATATAACAGGATTTATATTTCCTTCAAATAATAAAAGACAAAACAGAAATGAGGTTGAAATATCAAAAAATATAGTTGATAGTAAGGCTAAGCAAAGCGTTAAATCAGGAGATGTTATATATTTTAAGCCTCTTGGAATATCAGCTACAATAAAATTTAATAGTATAGGAAATGTACTTCATATTAATATAAATGGACAGGATTTATCTTTTTCTAAAAGTAGCCCTATAATATTAGATTTGAATGGAAATGGAATAAATGATTTCAAGATAAGTGTTATAGAAGTTTATGATAATTCAGCTACTGTTGAAATGGAAAAGCTTGAAGAAAATCAAATGGTTAATACAGGCTATACTAATGATATTGAAACAACAGCTGCTTTAAATACTACTAATTATAATGACACTGTATCTACTAATTTAGTTGTGATAAATGGAGAAACTTATATAGAACAGGATACTGAAAAAGTAGATATAAGAATAGAAATAACTGCTAAGCATTTTGTATATATAAGATATTTTATAGATTCTAATAGACCAGCAACTACTAACCTTTTAAGCGGTAAAACATTGTATTTAGAAGCTAATGATGTTGTTATGCTTACTATAGGTAATGCGGGCGAGGTTGTAGTAAAAGTTAATGGCAAAATTATTAATGTAGGTGCTGCAGGAGAGACAGTTAATAAAACTATAAAATGGGTTAAGAATTTGAATGACTCTACAAGATATAATCTTATTATGTCAGATACTAAATAA
- a CDS encoding LolA family protein, with the protein MKKVVLFIILLSVQAYSQIMTPEKVVSMISNRFSTIKGFSANFVERNGEKVSYGNVITKNPNLFRMQYSSGGNGQSIYCNGETLWIIFPKNNVVAEQKLNYGDSGAIYTPEGIMRLTTKFNIDFYDERELVSLNSFNDSELGIAKYNSSYAANDNRKAYHMLLTSKQASVDRTGFTKIHLWVDNTGMIIRILGITTTNVPVEYLFTSIRYNPKYEDNNKDFEPEISENMQVLKDGLVPNN; encoded by the coding sequence ATGAAAAAAGTTGTATTATTTATTATATTATTGAGTGTACAAGCCTATTCCCAAATAATGACTCCTGAAAAAGTTGTAAGTATGATATCTAATAGATTTTCAACTATTAAAGGATTCTCAGCTAATTTTGTAGAGAGAAATGGGGAAAAAGTTTCTTATGGTAATGTTATAACTAAAAATCCTAATCTATTTAGGATGCAGTATTCAAGCGGAGGAAATGGACAATCTATATACTGTAATGGAGAAACTTTGTGGATAATATTTCCTAAAAATAATGTTGTAGCAGAGCAGAAATTAAATTATGGTGATTCAGGAGCTATATATACTCCTGAAGGAATTATGAGATTAACTACTAAATTTAATATAGATTTTTATGATGAAAGAGAATTGGTATCTTTGAATAGCTTTAATGACTCTGAACTAGGCATAGCTAAATATAATAGTTCCTATGCGGCAAATGATAATAGAAAGGCTTATCATATGCTTTTAACTTCAAAGCAGGCTAGTGTAGACAGAACAGGCTTTACAAAGATACATTTATGGGTTGATAATACAGGTATGATTATAAGAATACTAGGTATAACTACTACTAATGTTCCGGTTGAGTATTTATTTACATCTATCAGATACAATCCTAAATATGAAGATAATAATAAGGATTTTGAACCGGAAATATCAGAAAATATGCAGGTGCTTAAAGATGGTTTAGTGCCTAACAATTAA
- a CDS encoding rhodanese-like domain-containing protein — MKKKLLYFIISVSLLFVFSCSKKPYDNINLKKALDLMSKSTNLVLLDVRTPEEYMGGSAPNSINIDVLNTDFKSKIDLLDKNKEYIVYCRSGNRSSIASSIMATNGFLHVYNLQNISYVDFVNAILTNQN, encoded by the coding sequence ATGAAAAAAAAATTATTATATTTTATTATTTCAGTATCATTATTATTTGTATTTTCCTGCTCCAAAAAACCTTATGATAATATCAATTTGAAAAAAGCATTGGATTTAATGAGTAAATCAACTAATTTAGTTTTATTAGATGTTAGGACGCCAGAAGAATATATGGGCGGAAGTGCTCCTAATTCTATTAATATTGATGTTCTTAATACAGATTTCAAAAGTAAAATAGATCTTTTAGATAAAAATAAAGAATATATAGTATATTGCAGAAGCGGAAATAGATCCTCTATAGCTTCAAGTATAATGGCTACTAATGGTTTTTTACATGTTTATAATTTACAGAATATAAGCTATGTTGATTTTGTGAATGCTATATTAACAAATCAAAATTAA